In a single window of the Drosophila miranda strain MSH22 chromosome XL, D.miranda_PacBio2.1, whole genome shotgun sequence genome:
- the LOC108160638 gene encoding brain acid soluble protein 1 homolog: MKYFNICLLFIICALCYGLVAAQEEGGSGSVSPAKRIAALRRPVGKAAKPTTTTTAAPAQNDAGEGEEYDEEAGLGDHGEEGDEAADSASSTTTTSTEAPKKVGPVIRPFRSNDDFLNSLKRRQQNAKKHRAEKVPASKPARKSDESASGEQEDQAPAAAPAPASTPSKGFKGNSALSRRKLSKPAKATPEQAVDDAAAEESEQQQKEEAKPKRPIGRLALRKRN, from the exons ATGAAGTACTTCAACAT CTGCCTGCTCTTCATCATCTGCGCCTTGTGCTATGGCCTAGTGGCTGCCCAGGAGGAGGGCGGCTCCGGGTCCGTGTCGCCCGCCAAGAGAATTGCCGCCCTCCGGCGACCCGTTGGCAAGGCGGCCAAGCCGACCACCACAACGACAGCGGCTCCGGCCCAGAACGATGCCGGCGAGGGAGAGGAGTATGACGAGGAGGCGGGTCTCGGTGACCATGGCGAAGAGGGTGATGAGGCGGCGGACTCCGCCAGCTCCACGACAACCACCAGCACAGAGGCACCCAAGAAGGTGGGACCTGTCATCCGGCCCTTCCGCTCCAACGACGACTTCCTCAACTCGCTGAAGCGCCGCCAGCAGAACGCCAAGAAGCACCGTGCCGAGAAGGTTCCCGCCAGCAAGCCGGCCAGGAAGAGCGACGAGTCCGCCTCGGGCGAGCAGGAGGATCAGGCTCCAGCTGCGGCACCAGCACCGGCCTCGACCCCATCCAAGGGTTTCAAGGGCAATTCGGCAT TGAGCCGGCGCAAGCTTTCCAAGCCGGCCAAGGCGACGCCCGAGCAGGCAGTCGATGATGCCGCCGCCGAAGAATcggaacagcagcagaaggaggaggCAAAACCGAAGCGTCCCATCGGTCGCCTGGCCTTGAGGAAGCGCAACTGA